A genomic stretch from Harpia harpyja isolate bHarHar1 chromosome 20, bHarHar1 primary haplotype, whole genome shotgun sequence includes:
- the ABLIM3 gene encoding actin-binding LIM protein 3 isoform X9 has translation MSTSTVPYQQNPYTPGSSSTVIQCYRCGDTCKGEVVRVQSNHFHIRCFTCQVCGCDLAQSGFFFKNQEYICTHDYQQLYGTRCDSCGDFITGEVISALGRTYHPKCFVCSTCRKPFPIGDKVTFSGKDCVCQNCSHSLISTKPIKIHGPSHCAGCKEEIKQGQSLLALEKQWHVSCFKCQTCGIILTGEYISKDGIPYCESDYHAQFGIKCETCDRYISGRVLEAGGKHYHPTCARCVRCHQMFTEGEEMYLTGSEVWHPICKQAARAEKKLKHRRTSETSISPPGSSIGSPNRVICDIYESFDMRQRRASSPGYIDSPTYSRQGMSPTIPRSPHHFYRSGTESGRSSPYYSQLDVRSSTPTSYQAPKHFHIPAAGESNIYRKPPIYKRHDNLPAATKSKTSEDIAQSSKYSPAYSPDPYYHSESEYWSFQGSPKAPRARRFSSGGEEDGYDRGMHKIQSGIGRLILREEMKARSNSYADPWTPPRSSASSREALHTAGYEGSLNGSPRTHYLADSDPLISKSASLPAYRRNGLHRPPSAELFHYDSTNAVNWGMREYKVRCSCSKEQLPAGGASTTQRESQRRVCVSPGPSGGSFALCPQCPTFIPLHPSPDSPILELWGSDQSPSSPARVPSTWPNRIVSGVRNREGWLCWWSPTHTLPWVTPSFTE, from the exons CAGTTCCCTATCAGCAAAACCCCTACACCCCTGGGAGCAGCTCCACCGTCATCCAGTGCTACCGCTGCGGGGACACCTGCAAGGGCGAGGTGGTGCGTGTCCAGAGCAATCACTTCCACATCCGCTGCTTCACCTGCCAAG TGTGCGGCTGCGACCTGGCCCAGTCGGGCTTCTTCTTTAAGAACCAGGAGTACATCTGCACCCACGACTACCAGCAGCTCTACGGGACCCGCTGCGACAGCTGCGGGGACTTCATCACCGGAGAGGTCATCTCTGCCCTGGGGAGGACCTACCACCCCAAGTGTTTCGTCTGCAGCACCTGCAG GAAGCCATTCCCCATCGGAGACAAGGTCACGTTCAGTGGGAAGGACTGCGTCTGCCAAAACTGCTCCCACTCTCTCATCAGCACCAAACCCATCAAGATCCATGGACCCAGCC ACTGCGCAGGCTGCAAGGAGGAGATCAAGCAAGGCCAGTCCCTCCTGGCCCTGGAGAAGCAGTGGCACGTCAGCTGCTTCAAGTGCCAAACGTGCGGGATCATCCTCACCGGCGAGTACATCAGCAA GGATGGCATCCCATACTGTGAGTCCGACTACCATGCCCAATTTGGCATTAAGTGTGAGACCTGTGACCGGTACATCAGCGGCAGGGTCCTGGAG gcaggagggaagcacTACCACCCTACCTGTGCCAGATGTGTCCGCTGCCACCAGATGTTCACGGAAGGAGAGGAGATGTACCTCACAG GCTCCGAAGTGTGGCACCCCATCTGCAAGCAGGCGGCCAGAGCAGAGAAGAAGCTAAAG CACAGAAGGACGTCAGAAACTTCCATCTCACCCCCCGGTTCCAGCATTGGCTCCCCGAACCGTGTCATCTGC GACATCTACGAGAGCTTTGACATGCGGCAGAGGCGAGCCTCCAGCCCTGGCTACATTGACTCCCCCACCTACAGCCGCCAGGGCATGTCCCCCACCATCCCAAGGTCCCCCCACCATTTCTACCGTTCAG GCACCGAGAGCGGGCGCAGCTCCCCCTACTATAGCCAGTTAGATGTGAGGTCCTCCACTCCAACCTCATACCAAGCACCCAAGCATTTCCACATCCCAG ctgcCGGCGAGAGTAACATCTACCGGAAACCGCCCATCTATAAGCGACACG ATAACCTCCCTGCAGCCACGAAAAGCAAAACCAGTGAAGACATCGCACAGTCATCTAAGTATAGCCCTGCCTACTCCCCGGACCCATACTACCACTCTGAGTCAGAGTACTGGTCCTTCCAAGGCTCCCCCAAAG CCCCCCGGGCCCGGAGGTTCTCATCAGGAGGCGAGGAGGACGGGTACGACCGGGGCATGCACaag ATCCAGAGCGGCATCGGCAGGCTGATCCTGAGGGAGGAGATGAAGGCTCGGTCCAACTCCTACGCAGACCCCTGGACACCCCCTCGCAGCTCGGCCAGCAGCAGAGAAGCCCTGCACACGGCTGGCTACGAGGGCTCCCTCAACGGCT CTCCCCGGACACACTACCTGGCCGACAGCG ATCCCCTCATTTCTAAATCGGCCTCCCTTCCTGCCTACAGGAGGAATGGGCTGCACAGG cctcccagtGCCGAGCTTTTCCACTACGACAGCACGAATGCCGTCAACTGGGGGATGCGAG AGTACAAGGTAAGATGCTCCTGCTCCAAGGAGCAGCTGCCAGCCGGAGGTGCAAGTACCACCCAGAGGGAGTCCCAGAGACGTGTCTGTGTGTCCCCAGGCCCTTCAGGAGGAAGCTTTGCCCTCTGCCCACAATGCCCTACCTTCATACCCCTCCATCCTTCACCTGACAGCCCCATCCTGGAACTGTGGGGCTCGGACCAGAGTCCTTCCTCTCCTGCCAGGGTCCCAAGCACTTGGCCAAACAGAATTGTCTCCGGGGTGAGGAACAGAGAAGGGTGGTTGTGCTGGTGGTCCCCTACTCACACTCTTCCCTGGGTCACTCCCAGTTTCACAGAGTGA
- the ABLIM3 gene encoding actin-binding LIM protein 3 isoform X12 has product MSTSTVPYQQNPYTPGSSSTVIQCYRCGDTCKGEVVRVQSNHFHIRCFTCQVCGCDLAQSGFFFKNQEYICTHDYQQLYGTRCDSCGDFITGEVISALGRTYHPKCFVCSTCRKPFPIGDKVTFSGKDCVCQNCSHSLISTKPIKIHGPSHCAGCKEEIKQGQSLLALEKQWHVSCFKCQTCGIILTGEYISKDGIPYCESDYHAQFGIKCETCDRYISGRVLEAGGKHYHPTCARCVRCHQMFTEGEEMYLTGSEVWHPICKQAARAEKKLKHRRTSETSISPPGSSIGSPNRVICAKVDNEILNYKDLAALPKIKAIYEVQRPDLISYEPYHRYMSDETLERYSYGESLGTLSPYSQDIYESFDMRQRRASSPGYIDSPTYSRQGMSPTIPRSPHHFYRSGTESGRSSPYYSQLDVRSSTPTSYQAPKHFHIPAAGESNIYRKPPIYKRHDNLPAATKSKTSEDIAQSSKYSPAYSPDPYYHSESEYWSFQGSPKAPRARRFSSGGEEDGYDRGMHKIQSGIGRLILREEMKARSNSYADPWTPPRSSASSREALHTAGYEGSLNGSPRTHYLADSDPLISKSASLPAYRRNGLHRPPSAELFHYDSTNAVNWGMREYKIYPYELLLVKTRGRNQLPKDVDRTRLERHLSQEEFYQIFGMTIAEFDRLALWKRNELKKQARLF; this is encoded by the exons CAGTTCCCTATCAGCAAAACCCCTACACCCCTGGGAGCAGCTCCACCGTCATCCAGTGCTACCGCTGCGGGGACACCTGCAAGGGCGAGGTGGTGCGTGTCCAGAGCAATCACTTCCACATCCGCTGCTTCACCTGCCAAG TGTGCGGCTGCGACCTGGCCCAGTCGGGCTTCTTCTTTAAGAACCAGGAGTACATCTGCACCCACGACTACCAGCAGCTCTACGGGACCCGCTGCGACAGCTGCGGGGACTTCATCACCGGAGAGGTCATCTCTGCCCTGGGGAGGACCTACCACCCCAAGTGTTTCGTCTGCAGCACCTGCAG GAAGCCATTCCCCATCGGAGACAAGGTCACGTTCAGTGGGAAGGACTGCGTCTGCCAAAACTGCTCCCACTCTCTCATCAGCACCAAACCCATCAAGATCCATGGACCCAGCC ACTGCGCAGGCTGCAAGGAGGAGATCAAGCAAGGCCAGTCCCTCCTGGCCCTGGAGAAGCAGTGGCACGTCAGCTGCTTCAAGTGCCAAACGTGCGGGATCATCCTCACCGGCGAGTACATCAGCAA GGATGGCATCCCATACTGTGAGTCCGACTACCATGCCCAATTTGGCATTAAGTGTGAGACCTGTGACCGGTACATCAGCGGCAGGGTCCTGGAG gcaggagggaagcacTACCACCCTACCTGTGCCAGATGTGTCCGCTGCCACCAGATGTTCACGGAAGGAGAGGAGATGTACCTCACAG GCTCCGAAGTGTGGCACCCCATCTGCAAGCAGGCGGCCAGAGCAGAGAAGAAGCTAAAG CACAGAAGGACGTCAGAAACTTCCATCTCACCCCCCGGTTCCAGCATTGGCTCCCCGAACCGTGTCATCTGC GCTAAAGTGGATAATGAGATCCTTAATTACAAAGACCTGGCAGCTCTTCCCAAGATTAAAGCCATCTATGAAGTGCAGCGTCCTGACCTCATTTCCTACGAGCCCTATCACAGATACATGTCGGATGAGACGCTGGAAAGATATAGCTATGGGGAG TCCCTGGGGACCCTCTCCCCATATTCACAG GACATCTACGAGAGCTTTGACATGCGGCAGAGGCGAGCCTCCAGCCCTGGCTACATTGACTCCCCCACCTACAGCCGCCAGGGCATGTCCCCCACCATCCCAAGGTCCCCCCACCATTTCTACCGTTCAG GCACCGAGAGCGGGCGCAGCTCCCCCTACTATAGCCAGTTAGATGTGAGGTCCTCCACTCCAACCTCATACCAAGCACCCAAGCATTTCCACATCCCAG ctgcCGGCGAGAGTAACATCTACCGGAAACCGCCCATCTATAAGCGACACG ATAACCTCCCTGCAGCCACGAAAAGCAAAACCAGTGAAGACATCGCACAGTCATCTAAGTATAGCCCTGCCTACTCCCCGGACCCATACTACCACTCTGAGTCAGAGTACTGGTCCTTCCAAGGCTCCCCCAAAG CCCCCCGGGCCCGGAGGTTCTCATCAGGAGGCGAGGAGGACGGGTACGACCGGGGCATGCACaag ATCCAGAGCGGCATCGGCAGGCTGATCCTGAGGGAGGAGATGAAGGCTCGGTCCAACTCCTACGCAGACCCCTGGACACCCCCTCGCAGCTCGGCCAGCAGCAGAGAAGCCCTGCACACGGCTGGCTACGAGGGCTCCCTCAACGGCT CTCCCCGGACACACTACCTGGCCGACAGCG ATCCCCTCATTTCTAAATCGGCCTCCCTTCCTGCCTACAGGAGGAATGGGCTGCACAGG cctcccagtGCCGAGCTTTTCCACTACGACAGCACGAATGCCGTCAACTGGGGGATGCGAG AGTACAAG ATATACCCCTACGAGCTGCTCCTAGTGAAGACGAGGGGGAGGAACCAGCTGCCCAAAGATGTGGACAGGACTCGGTTAGAG CGCCACCTCTCCCAGGAGGAGTTCTACCAGATCTTCGGCATGACCATCGCCGAGTTCGACCGCCTGGCCCTGTGGAAGAGGAACGAGCTGAAGAAGCAGGCCCGGCTGTTTTAA
- the ABLIM3 gene encoding actin-binding LIM protein 3 isoform X7: MSTSTVPYQQNPYTPGSSSTVIQCYRCGDTCKGEVVRVQSNHFHIRCFTCQVCGCDLAQSGFFFKNQEYICTHDYQQLYGTRCDSCGDFITGEVISALGRTYHPKCFVCSTCRKPFPIGDKVTFSGKDCVCQNCSHSLISTKPIKIHGPSHCAGCKEEIKQGQSLLALEKQWHVSCFKCQTCGIILTGEYISKDGIPYCESDYHAQFGIKCETCDRYISGRVLEAGGKHYHPTCARCVRCHQMFTEGEEMYLTGSEVWHPICKQAARAEKKLKHRRTSETSISPPGSSIGSPNRVICAKVDNEILNYKDLAALPKIKAIYEVQRPDLISYEPYHRYMSDETLERYSYGESLGTLSPYSQDIYESFDMRQRRASSPGYIDSPTYSRQGMSPTIPRSPHHFYRSAAGESNIYRKPPIYKRHATKSKTSEDIAQSSKYSPAYSPDPYYHSESEYWSFQGSPKAPRARRFSSGGEEDGYDRGMHKIQSGIGRLILREEMKARSNSYADPWTPPRSSASSREALHTAGYEGSLNGSPRTHYLADSDPLISKSASLPAYRRNGLHRPPSAELFHYDSTNAVNWGMREYKVRCSCSKEQLPAGGASTTQRESQRRVCVSPGPSGGSFALCPQCPTFIPLHPSPDSPILELWGSDQSPSSPARVPSTWPNRIVSGVRNREGWLCWWSPTHTLPWVTPSFTE; the protein is encoded by the exons CAGTTCCCTATCAGCAAAACCCCTACACCCCTGGGAGCAGCTCCACCGTCATCCAGTGCTACCGCTGCGGGGACACCTGCAAGGGCGAGGTGGTGCGTGTCCAGAGCAATCACTTCCACATCCGCTGCTTCACCTGCCAAG TGTGCGGCTGCGACCTGGCCCAGTCGGGCTTCTTCTTTAAGAACCAGGAGTACATCTGCACCCACGACTACCAGCAGCTCTACGGGACCCGCTGCGACAGCTGCGGGGACTTCATCACCGGAGAGGTCATCTCTGCCCTGGGGAGGACCTACCACCCCAAGTGTTTCGTCTGCAGCACCTGCAG GAAGCCATTCCCCATCGGAGACAAGGTCACGTTCAGTGGGAAGGACTGCGTCTGCCAAAACTGCTCCCACTCTCTCATCAGCACCAAACCCATCAAGATCCATGGACCCAGCC ACTGCGCAGGCTGCAAGGAGGAGATCAAGCAAGGCCAGTCCCTCCTGGCCCTGGAGAAGCAGTGGCACGTCAGCTGCTTCAAGTGCCAAACGTGCGGGATCATCCTCACCGGCGAGTACATCAGCAA GGATGGCATCCCATACTGTGAGTCCGACTACCATGCCCAATTTGGCATTAAGTGTGAGACCTGTGACCGGTACATCAGCGGCAGGGTCCTGGAG gcaggagggaagcacTACCACCCTACCTGTGCCAGATGTGTCCGCTGCCACCAGATGTTCACGGAAGGAGAGGAGATGTACCTCACAG GCTCCGAAGTGTGGCACCCCATCTGCAAGCAGGCGGCCAGAGCAGAGAAGAAGCTAAAG CACAGAAGGACGTCAGAAACTTCCATCTCACCCCCCGGTTCCAGCATTGGCTCCCCGAACCGTGTCATCTGC GCTAAAGTGGATAATGAGATCCTTAATTACAAAGACCTGGCAGCTCTTCCCAAGATTAAAGCCATCTATGAAGTGCAGCGTCCTGACCTCATTTCCTACGAGCCCTATCACAGATACATGTCGGATGAGACGCTGGAAAGATATAGCTATGGGGAG TCCCTGGGGACCCTCTCCCCATATTCACAG GACATCTACGAGAGCTTTGACATGCGGCAGAGGCGAGCCTCCAGCCCTGGCTACATTGACTCCCCCACCTACAGCCGCCAGGGCATGTCCCCCACCATCCCAAGGTCCCCCCACCATTTCTACCGTTCAG ctgcCGGCGAGAGTAACATCTACCGGAAACCGCCCATCTATAAGCGACACG CCACGAAAAGCAAAACCAGTGAAGACATCGCACAGTCATCTAAGTATAGCCCTGCCTACTCCCCGGACCCATACTACCACTCTGAGTCAGAGTACTGGTCCTTCCAAGGCTCCCCCAAAG CCCCCCGGGCCCGGAGGTTCTCATCAGGAGGCGAGGAGGACGGGTACGACCGGGGCATGCACaag ATCCAGAGCGGCATCGGCAGGCTGATCCTGAGGGAGGAGATGAAGGCTCGGTCCAACTCCTACGCAGACCCCTGGACACCCCCTCGCAGCTCGGCCAGCAGCAGAGAAGCCCTGCACACGGCTGGCTACGAGGGCTCCCTCAACGGCT CTCCCCGGACACACTACCTGGCCGACAGCG ATCCCCTCATTTCTAAATCGGCCTCCCTTCCTGCCTACAGGAGGAATGGGCTGCACAGG cctcccagtGCCGAGCTTTTCCACTACGACAGCACGAATGCCGTCAACTGGGGGATGCGAG AGTACAAGGTAAGATGCTCCTGCTCCAAGGAGCAGCTGCCAGCCGGAGGTGCAAGTACCACCCAGAGGGAGTCCCAGAGACGTGTCTGTGTGTCCCCAGGCCCTTCAGGAGGAAGCTTTGCCCTCTGCCCACAATGCCCTACCTTCATACCCCTCCATCCTTCACCTGACAGCCCCATCCTGGAACTGTGGGGCTCGGACCAGAGTCCTTCCTCTCCTGCCAGGGTCCCAAGCACTTGGCCAAACAGAATTGTCTCCGGGGTGAGGAACAGAGAAGGGTGGTTGTGCTGGTGGTCCCCTACTCACACTCTTCCCTGGGTCACTCCCAGTTTCACAGAGTGA
- the ABLIM3 gene encoding actin-binding LIM protein 3 isoform X1 encodes MSTSTVPYQQNPYTPGSSSTVIQCYRCGDTCKGEVVRVQSNHFHIRCFTCQVCGCDLAQSGFFFKNQEYICTHDYQQLYGTRCDSCGDFITGEVISALGRTYHPKCFVCSTCRKPFPIGDKVTFSGKDCVCQNCSHSLISTKPIKIHGPSHCAGCKEEIKQGQSLLALEKQWHVSCFKCQTCGIILTGEYISKDGIPYCESDYHAQFGIKCETCDRYISGRVLEAGGKHYHPTCARCVRCHQMFTEGEEMYLTGSEVWHPICKQAARAEKKLKHRRTSETSISPPGSSIGSPNRVICAKVDNEILNYKDLAALPKIKAIYEVQRPDLISYEPYHRYMSDETLERYSYGESLGTLSPYSQDIYESFDMRQRRASSPGYIDSPTYSRQGMSPTIPRSPHHFYRSGTESGRSSPYYSQLDVRSSTPTSYQAPKHFHIPAAGESNIYRKPPIYKRHDNLPAATKSKTSEDIAQSSKYSPAYSPDPYYHSESEYWSFQGSPKAPRARRFSSGGEEDGYDRGMHKIQSGIGRLILREEMKARSNSYADPWTPPRSSASSREALHTAGYEGSLNGSPRTHYLADSDPLISKSASLPAYRRNGLHRPPSAELFHYDSTNAVNWGMREYKVRCSCSKEQLPAGGASTTQRESQRRVCVSPGPSGGSFALCPQCPTFIPLHPSPDSPILELWGSDQSPSSPARVPSTWPNRIVSGVRNREGWLCWWSPTHTLPWVTPSFTE; translated from the exons CAGTTCCCTATCAGCAAAACCCCTACACCCCTGGGAGCAGCTCCACCGTCATCCAGTGCTACCGCTGCGGGGACACCTGCAAGGGCGAGGTGGTGCGTGTCCAGAGCAATCACTTCCACATCCGCTGCTTCACCTGCCAAG TGTGCGGCTGCGACCTGGCCCAGTCGGGCTTCTTCTTTAAGAACCAGGAGTACATCTGCACCCACGACTACCAGCAGCTCTACGGGACCCGCTGCGACAGCTGCGGGGACTTCATCACCGGAGAGGTCATCTCTGCCCTGGGGAGGACCTACCACCCCAAGTGTTTCGTCTGCAGCACCTGCAG GAAGCCATTCCCCATCGGAGACAAGGTCACGTTCAGTGGGAAGGACTGCGTCTGCCAAAACTGCTCCCACTCTCTCATCAGCACCAAACCCATCAAGATCCATGGACCCAGCC ACTGCGCAGGCTGCAAGGAGGAGATCAAGCAAGGCCAGTCCCTCCTGGCCCTGGAGAAGCAGTGGCACGTCAGCTGCTTCAAGTGCCAAACGTGCGGGATCATCCTCACCGGCGAGTACATCAGCAA GGATGGCATCCCATACTGTGAGTCCGACTACCATGCCCAATTTGGCATTAAGTGTGAGACCTGTGACCGGTACATCAGCGGCAGGGTCCTGGAG gcaggagggaagcacTACCACCCTACCTGTGCCAGATGTGTCCGCTGCCACCAGATGTTCACGGAAGGAGAGGAGATGTACCTCACAG GCTCCGAAGTGTGGCACCCCATCTGCAAGCAGGCGGCCAGAGCAGAGAAGAAGCTAAAG CACAGAAGGACGTCAGAAACTTCCATCTCACCCCCCGGTTCCAGCATTGGCTCCCCGAACCGTGTCATCTGC GCTAAAGTGGATAATGAGATCCTTAATTACAAAGACCTGGCAGCTCTTCCCAAGATTAAAGCCATCTATGAAGTGCAGCGTCCTGACCTCATTTCCTACGAGCCCTATCACAGATACATGTCGGATGAGACGCTGGAAAGATATAGCTATGGGGAG TCCCTGGGGACCCTCTCCCCATATTCACAG GACATCTACGAGAGCTTTGACATGCGGCAGAGGCGAGCCTCCAGCCCTGGCTACATTGACTCCCCCACCTACAGCCGCCAGGGCATGTCCCCCACCATCCCAAGGTCCCCCCACCATTTCTACCGTTCAG GCACCGAGAGCGGGCGCAGCTCCCCCTACTATAGCCAGTTAGATGTGAGGTCCTCCACTCCAACCTCATACCAAGCACCCAAGCATTTCCACATCCCAG ctgcCGGCGAGAGTAACATCTACCGGAAACCGCCCATCTATAAGCGACACG ATAACCTCCCTGCAGCCACGAAAAGCAAAACCAGTGAAGACATCGCACAGTCATCTAAGTATAGCCCTGCCTACTCCCCGGACCCATACTACCACTCTGAGTCAGAGTACTGGTCCTTCCAAGGCTCCCCCAAAG CCCCCCGGGCCCGGAGGTTCTCATCAGGAGGCGAGGAGGACGGGTACGACCGGGGCATGCACaag ATCCAGAGCGGCATCGGCAGGCTGATCCTGAGGGAGGAGATGAAGGCTCGGTCCAACTCCTACGCAGACCCCTGGACACCCCCTCGCAGCTCGGCCAGCAGCAGAGAAGCCCTGCACACGGCTGGCTACGAGGGCTCCCTCAACGGCT CTCCCCGGACACACTACCTGGCCGACAGCG ATCCCCTCATTTCTAAATCGGCCTCCCTTCCTGCCTACAGGAGGAATGGGCTGCACAGG cctcccagtGCCGAGCTTTTCCACTACGACAGCACGAATGCCGTCAACTGGGGGATGCGAG AGTACAAGGTAAGATGCTCCTGCTCCAAGGAGCAGCTGCCAGCCGGAGGTGCAAGTACCACCCAGAGGGAGTCCCAGAGACGTGTCTGTGTGTCCCCAGGCCCTTCAGGAGGAAGCTTTGCCCTCTGCCCACAATGCCCTACCTTCATACCCCTCCATCCTTCACCTGACAGCCCCATCCTGGAACTGTGGGGCTCGGACCAGAGTCCTTCCTCTCCTGCCAGGGTCCCAAGCACTTGGCCAAACAGAATTGTCTCCGGGGTGAGGAACAGAGAAGGGTGGTTGTGCTGGTGGTCCCCTACTCACACTCTTCCCTGGGTCACTCCCAGTTTCACAGAGTGA
- the ABLIM3 gene encoding actin-binding LIM protein 3 isoform X3, translated as MSTSTVPYQQNPYTPGSSSTVIQCYRCGDTCKGEVVRVQSNHFHIRCFTCQVCGCDLAQSGFFFKNQEYICTHDYQQLYGTRCDSCGDFITGEVISALGRTYHPKCFVCSTCRKPFPIGDKVTFSGKDCVCQNCSHSLISTKPIKIHGPSHCAGCKEEIKQGQSLLALEKQWHVSCFKCQTCGIILTGEYISKDGIPYCESDYHAQFGIKCETCDRYISGRVLEAGGKHYHPTCARCVRCHQMFTEGEEMYLTGSEVWHPICKQAARAEKKLKHRRTSETSISPPGSSIGSPNRVICAKVDNEILNYKDLAALPKIKAIYEVQRPDLISYEPYHRYMSDETLERYSYGESLGTLSPYSQDIYESFDMRQRRASSPGYIDSPTYSRQGMSPTIPRSPHHFYRSGTESGRSSPYYSQLDVRSSTPTSYQAPKHFHIPAAGESNIYRKPPIYKRHATKSKTSEDIAQSSKYSPAYSPDPYYHSESEYWSFQGSPKAPRARRFSSGGEEDGYDRGMHKIQSGIGRLILREEMKARSNSYADPWTPPRSSASSREALHTAGYEGSLNGSPRTHYLADSDPLISKSASLPAYRRNGLHRPPSAELFHYDSTNAVNWGMREYKVRCSCSKEQLPAGGASTTQRESQRRVCVSPGPSGGSFALCPQCPTFIPLHPSPDSPILELWGSDQSPSSPARVPSTWPNRIVSGVRNREGWLCWWSPTHTLPWVTPSFTE; from the exons CAGTTCCCTATCAGCAAAACCCCTACACCCCTGGGAGCAGCTCCACCGTCATCCAGTGCTACCGCTGCGGGGACACCTGCAAGGGCGAGGTGGTGCGTGTCCAGAGCAATCACTTCCACATCCGCTGCTTCACCTGCCAAG TGTGCGGCTGCGACCTGGCCCAGTCGGGCTTCTTCTTTAAGAACCAGGAGTACATCTGCACCCACGACTACCAGCAGCTCTACGGGACCCGCTGCGACAGCTGCGGGGACTTCATCACCGGAGAGGTCATCTCTGCCCTGGGGAGGACCTACCACCCCAAGTGTTTCGTCTGCAGCACCTGCAG GAAGCCATTCCCCATCGGAGACAAGGTCACGTTCAGTGGGAAGGACTGCGTCTGCCAAAACTGCTCCCACTCTCTCATCAGCACCAAACCCATCAAGATCCATGGACCCAGCC ACTGCGCAGGCTGCAAGGAGGAGATCAAGCAAGGCCAGTCCCTCCTGGCCCTGGAGAAGCAGTGGCACGTCAGCTGCTTCAAGTGCCAAACGTGCGGGATCATCCTCACCGGCGAGTACATCAGCAA GGATGGCATCCCATACTGTGAGTCCGACTACCATGCCCAATTTGGCATTAAGTGTGAGACCTGTGACCGGTACATCAGCGGCAGGGTCCTGGAG gcaggagggaagcacTACCACCCTACCTGTGCCAGATGTGTCCGCTGCCACCAGATGTTCACGGAAGGAGAGGAGATGTACCTCACAG GCTCCGAAGTGTGGCACCCCATCTGCAAGCAGGCGGCCAGAGCAGAGAAGAAGCTAAAG CACAGAAGGACGTCAGAAACTTCCATCTCACCCCCCGGTTCCAGCATTGGCTCCCCGAACCGTGTCATCTGC GCTAAAGTGGATAATGAGATCCTTAATTACAAAGACCTGGCAGCTCTTCCCAAGATTAAAGCCATCTATGAAGTGCAGCGTCCTGACCTCATTTCCTACGAGCCCTATCACAGATACATGTCGGATGAGACGCTGGAAAGATATAGCTATGGGGAG TCCCTGGGGACCCTCTCCCCATATTCACAG GACATCTACGAGAGCTTTGACATGCGGCAGAGGCGAGCCTCCAGCCCTGGCTACATTGACTCCCCCACCTACAGCCGCCAGGGCATGTCCCCCACCATCCCAAGGTCCCCCCACCATTTCTACCGTTCAG GCACCGAGAGCGGGCGCAGCTCCCCCTACTATAGCCAGTTAGATGTGAGGTCCTCCACTCCAACCTCATACCAAGCACCCAAGCATTTCCACATCCCAG ctgcCGGCGAGAGTAACATCTACCGGAAACCGCCCATCTATAAGCGACACG CCACGAAAAGCAAAACCAGTGAAGACATCGCACAGTCATCTAAGTATAGCCCTGCCTACTCCCCGGACCCATACTACCACTCTGAGTCAGAGTACTGGTCCTTCCAAGGCTCCCCCAAAG CCCCCCGGGCCCGGAGGTTCTCATCAGGAGGCGAGGAGGACGGGTACGACCGGGGCATGCACaag ATCCAGAGCGGCATCGGCAGGCTGATCCTGAGGGAGGAGATGAAGGCTCGGTCCAACTCCTACGCAGACCCCTGGACACCCCCTCGCAGCTCGGCCAGCAGCAGAGAAGCCCTGCACACGGCTGGCTACGAGGGCTCCCTCAACGGCT CTCCCCGGACACACTACCTGGCCGACAGCG ATCCCCTCATTTCTAAATCGGCCTCCCTTCCTGCCTACAGGAGGAATGGGCTGCACAGG cctcccagtGCCGAGCTTTTCCACTACGACAGCACGAATGCCGTCAACTGGGGGATGCGAG AGTACAAGGTAAGATGCTCCTGCTCCAAGGAGCAGCTGCCAGCCGGAGGTGCAAGTACCACCCAGAGGGAGTCCCAGAGACGTGTCTGTGTGTCCCCAGGCCCTTCAGGAGGAAGCTTTGCCCTCTGCCCACAATGCCCTACCTTCATACCCCTCCATCCTTCACCTGACAGCCCCATCCTGGAACTGTGGGGCTCGGACCAGAGTCCTTCCTCTCCTGCCAGGGTCCCAAGCACTTGGCCAAACAGAATTGTCTCCGGGGTGAGGAACAGAGAAGGGTGGTTGTGCTGGTGGTCCCCTACTCACACTCTTCCCTGGGTCACTCCCAGTTTCACAGAGTGA